The Archocentrus centrarchus isolate MPI-CPG fArcCen1 chromosome 7, fArcCen1, whole genome shotgun sequence genome window below encodes:
- the LOC115782793 gene encoding dnaJ homolog subfamily C member 16-like isoform X1, which produces MARSKLSLPLTVVVVLHVLLPGPVYAGPEMDPYKILGVTRSASQAEIKKVYKRLAKEWHPDKNKDPGAEDMFIKITKSYEILSSEDKRANYDRYGQMDDTQPYGNARYGHRRDSFYFDESFFNFPFNSKNHRDFADSKYTLHFNQYVNDVVPDSYKRPYLIKITSDWCFSCIHIEPVWKEVVQEMESLGVGVGVVDVGYERRLANHLGAHRTPSILGVINGKVTFFHYAVAKEHLRQFVEDLLPQRLVERVTDKNDLQFLNSWHELNKPHVLLFDQVPAVPLLYKLAAFAYKDYLQFGYVDQGLSETANLQKQFNINTYAPTILVFKENTDKPADIIQAKGMKKQIIDEFMSNNKFLLAPRLVNQKLFDELCPVKQFHRRRKYCVLLITGDEEIFSFGNQAFLSFASTNTREVVRFTYVYQRLQQPLCDILTQNKDSVQSQPQVVILERRNAAGKTFFKPVTAWNGSEEDKQRLQEELERLQKDPSILIHDAVLPELNNEFASVFVIRWIYASYDYLSEVIDDIIHNNWREMMPLLSLIFSALFILFGTVVIQAFSDSSDDKQTKPKGKDGTKAENGSSESSSTSSRPPKKNFVEVTELTDITYMSNLVKLRPGHMNIVLVLTDASKNILLSKFAKEVYSFTGSLTLHFSFLNLDKHSEWMNTLLEYAQDAMQIDADEDEGGNRKIDYTGYVLALNGHKKYLCLFKPVYTGEDFDSKSSEDEGAISAGRSRSSSRDDHPQRKSNRARSISTLQIHHKLDRLGLWMERLMEGTLPRYYIPAWPGLEKITPSK; this is translated from the exons ATGGCACGGTCAAAGCTGTCCCTACCACTGACCGTTGTGGTGGTCCTCCATGTGCTGCTGCCAGGACCTGTCTATGCTGGGCCTGAGATGGACCCATACAAAATACTTGGAGTAACCAGGAGTGCAAGCCAGGCAGAGATCAAGAAGGTCTACAAGCGTCTTGCTAAAGAATG GCAtcctgacaaaaacaaagatcCGGGTGCTGAGGACATGTTTATAAAGATTACCAAATCTTATGAG ATCCTGTCCAGTGAGGACAAACGTGCCAATTATGACCGTTACGGGCAGATGGATGATACCCAGCCGTATGGCAACGCTCGCTATGGCCATCGCCGCGACAGCTTTTACTTCGATGAGTCCTTCTTCAACTTTCCCTTTAACAGCAAGAATCACAGAGACTTTGCTGACAGCAAGTACACATTACATTTTAACCAGTACGTTAATGACGTGGTGCCCGACAGCTACAAGAGACCGTACCTAATAAAGATCACTTCCGACTGGTGCTTCAGCTGTATCCACATTGAGCCTGTCTGGAAGGAGGTGGTGCAGGAGATGGAGAGTCTAG GTGTCGGAGTAGGTGTGGTGGATGTTGGCTATGAGAGACGGTTAGCCAATCACCTCGGCGCTCACCGCACCCCATCGATACTCGGAGTCATCAATGGCAAAGTGACATTTTTCCATTATGCCGTTGCGAAGGAGCACCTGAGGCAATTTGTGGAAGACTTGCTTCCTCAGAGACTCGTGGAGCGG GTAACTGACAAGAATGACCTACAGTTCTTGAACAGCTGGCATGAGCTCAACAAGCCTCATGTGCTTCTGTTTGACCAAGTGCCTGCTGTTCCTCTTCTATACAAA TTGGCAGCTTTTGCTTATAAGGACTACTTGCAGTTTGGCTATGTGGACCAGGGCCTTTCAGAGACTGCTAATCTGCAAAAACAGTTTAATATTAACACGTACGCTCCGACTATACTGGTCTTCAAAGAGAACACTGACAAGCCGGCTGATATTATACAG GCTAAAGGAATGAAAAAGCAAATTATTGACGAGTTCATGTCAAACAACAAGTTTCTCCTTGCACCGCGGCTGGTCAATCAGAAGCTCTTTGATGAGCTCTGTCCCGTCAAACAGTTTCATAGACGCAGGAA ATACTGTGTCCTGCTGATCACAGGTGATGAAGAGATCTTTTCCTTTGGGAACCAGGCGTTTCTCTCATTCGCTTCTACCAATACCAGGGAAGTTGTGAGGTTTACCTATGTGTACCAGCGGCTACAGCAACCACTTTGTGACATCCTCACACAAAACAAGGACAGTGTGCAGTCACAACCACAG GTTGTTATCCTGGAGCGCCGTAATGCTGCAGGAAAGACATTTTTCAAGCCAGTTACCGCCTGGAATGGCAGCGAGGAAGACAAGCAGCGTCttcaggaggagctggagcgaCTTCAGAAAGACCCATCCATCCTCATCCACGACGCCGTGCTGCCTGAACTCAACAATGAGTTTGCCTCT GTGTTTGTAATCCGATGGATCTATGCATCTTATGATTACCTCTCTGAAGTCATTGATGATATTATACATAACAACTG GCGTGAGATGATGCCCCTCCTGTCCCTCATCTTCTCTGCCTTGTTCATCTTATTTGGAACTGTGGTCATTCAGGCGTTCAG TGACTCAAGTGATGATAAGCAGACAAAACCAAAGGGaaaagatggaacaaaagcagaaaatgggTCATCAGAGAGCAGTAGTACGTCCAG TCGGCCTCCCAAGAAGAATTTTGTGGAGGTGACCGAGTTGACTGATATCACCTACATGAGCAACCTTGTGAAGCTGAGGCCAGGACACATGAACATAGTACTGGTGCTCACCGATGCCTCCAAAAACATCCTTCTTAGCAAGTTTGCCAAGGAGGTCTATTCTTTCACTGG GAGCCTGACGCTACATTTCTCCTTCCTGAATCTCGACAAGCACAGCGAGTGGATGAACACGCTGCTGGAGTACGCCCAGGACGCCATGCAGATCGATGCCGACGAGGATGAAGGGGGAAACCGCAAGATAGACTACACCGGCTACGTGCTGGCACTTAACGGTCATAAAAAGTACCTGTGTCTGTTTAAGCCTGTCTACACCGGGGAAGACTTTGACAGTAAGTCATCCGAGGACGAAGGGGCCATTTCTGCGGGCAGGTCGAGGTCCAGTTCCCGCGATGACCACCCACAACGTAAATCCAACCGAGCTCGCAGCATATCCACCCTGCAGATCCACCACAAACTGGACCGCCTGGGGTTGTGGATGGAAAGGCTGATGGAAGGCACTTTGCCTCGTTACTACATCCCAGCCTGGCCAGGACTAGAAAAGATCACCCCCAGTAAATAG
- the LOC115782793 gene encoding dnaJ homolog subfamily C member 16-like isoform X2, which translates to MDPYKILGVTRSASQAEIKKVYKRLAKEWHPDKNKDPGAEDMFIKITKSYEILSSEDKRANYDRYGQMDDTQPYGNARYGHRRDSFYFDESFFNFPFNSKNHRDFADSKYTLHFNQYVNDVVPDSYKRPYLIKITSDWCFSCIHIEPVWKEVVQEMESLGVGVGVVDVGYERRLANHLGAHRTPSILGVINGKVTFFHYAVAKEHLRQFVEDLLPQRLVERVTDKNDLQFLNSWHELNKPHVLLFDQVPAVPLLYKLAAFAYKDYLQFGYVDQGLSETANLQKQFNINTYAPTILVFKENTDKPADIIQAKGMKKQIIDEFMSNNKFLLAPRLVNQKLFDELCPVKQFHRRRKYCVLLITGDEEIFSFGNQAFLSFASTNTREVVRFTYVYQRLQQPLCDILTQNKDSVQSQPQVVILERRNAAGKTFFKPVTAWNGSEEDKQRLQEELERLQKDPSILIHDAVLPELNNEFASVFVIRWIYASYDYLSEVIDDIIHNNWREMMPLLSLIFSALFILFGTVVIQAFSDSSDDKQTKPKGKDGTKAENGSSESSSTSSRPPKKNFVEVTELTDITYMSNLVKLRPGHMNIVLVLTDASKNILLSKFAKEVYSFTGSLTLHFSFLNLDKHSEWMNTLLEYAQDAMQIDADEDEGGNRKIDYTGYVLALNGHKKYLCLFKPVYTGEDFDSKSSEDEGAISAGRSRSSSRDDHPQRKSNRARSISTLQIHHKLDRLGLWMERLMEGTLPRYYIPAWPGLEKITPSK; encoded by the exons ATGGACCCATACAAAATACTTGGAGTAACCAGGAGTGCAAGCCAGGCAGAGATCAAGAAGGTCTACAAGCGTCTTGCTAAAGAATG GCAtcctgacaaaaacaaagatcCGGGTGCTGAGGACATGTTTATAAAGATTACCAAATCTTATGAG ATCCTGTCCAGTGAGGACAAACGTGCCAATTATGACCGTTACGGGCAGATGGATGATACCCAGCCGTATGGCAACGCTCGCTATGGCCATCGCCGCGACAGCTTTTACTTCGATGAGTCCTTCTTCAACTTTCCCTTTAACAGCAAGAATCACAGAGACTTTGCTGACAGCAAGTACACATTACATTTTAACCAGTACGTTAATGACGTGGTGCCCGACAGCTACAAGAGACCGTACCTAATAAAGATCACTTCCGACTGGTGCTTCAGCTGTATCCACATTGAGCCTGTCTGGAAGGAGGTGGTGCAGGAGATGGAGAGTCTAG GTGTCGGAGTAGGTGTGGTGGATGTTGGCTATGAGAGACGGTTAGCCAATCACCTCGGCGCTCACCGCACCCCATCGATACTCGGAGTCATCAATGGCAAAGTGACATTTTTCCATTATGCCGTTGCGAAGGAGCACCTGAGGCAATTTGTGGAAGACTTGCTTCCTCAGAGACTCGTGGAGCGG GTAACTGACAAGAATGACCTACAGTTCTTGAACAGCTGGCATGAGCTCAACAAGCCTCATGTGCTTCTGTTTGACCAAGTGCCTGCTGTTCCTCTTCTATACAAA TTGGCAGCTTTTGCTTATAAGGACTACTTGCAGTTTGGCTATGTGGACCAGGGCCTTTCAGAGACTGCTAATCTGCAAAAACAGTTTAATATTAACACGTACGCTCCGACTATACTGGTCTTCAAAGAGAACACTGACAAGCCGGCTGATATTATACAG GCTAAAGGAATGAAAAAGCAAATTATTGACGAGTTCATGTCAAACAACAAGTTTCTCCTTGCACCGCGGCTGGTCAATCAGAAGCTCTTTGATGAGCTCTGTCCCGTCAAACAGTTTCATAGACGCAGGAA ATACTGTGTCCTGCTGATCACAGGTGATGAAGAGATCTTTTCCTTTGGGAACCAGGCGTTTCTCTCATTCGCTTCTACCAATACCAGGGAAGTTGTGAGGTTTACCTATGTGTACCAGCGGCTACAGCAACCACTTTGTGACATCCTCACACAAAACAAGGACAGTGTGCAGTCACAACCACAG GTTGTTATCCTGGAGCGCCGTAATGCTGCAGGAAAGACATTTTTCAAGCCAGTTACCGCCTGGAATGGCAGCGAGGAAGACAAGCAGCGTCttcaggaggagctggagcgaCTTCAGAAAGACCCATCCATCCTCATCCACGACGCCGTGCTGCCTGAACTCAACAATGAGTTTGCCTCT GTGTTTGTAATCCGATGGATCTATGCATCTTATGATTACCTCTCTGAAGTCATTGATGATATTATACATAACAACTG GCGTGAGATGATGCCCCTCCTGTCCCTCATCTTCTCTGCCTTGTTCATCTTATTTGGAACTGTGGTCATTCAGGCGTTCAG TGACTCAAGTGATGATAAGCAGACAAAACCAAAGGGaaaagatggaacaaaagcagaaaatgggTCATCAGAGAGCAGTAGTACGTCCAG TCGGCCTCCCAAGAAGAATTTTGTGGAGGTGACCGAGTTGACTGATATCACCTACATGAGCAACCTTGTGAAGCTGAGGCCAGGACACATGAACATAGTACTGGTGCTCACCGATGCCTCCAAAAACATCCTTCTTAGCAAGTTTGCCAAGGAGGTCTATTCTTTCACTGG GAGCCTGACGCTACATTTCTCCTTCCTGAATCTCGACAAGCACAGCGAGTGGATGAACACGCTGCTGGAGTACGCCCAGGACGCCATGCAGATCGATGCCGACGAGGATGAAGGGGGAAACCGCAAGATAGACTACACCGGCTACGTGCTGGCACTTAACGGTCATAAAAAGTACCTGTGTCTGTTTAAGCCTGTCTACACCGGGGAAGACTTTGACAGTAAGTCATCCGAGGACGAAGGGGCCATTTCTGCGGGCAGGTCGAGGTCCAGTTCCCGCGATGACCACCCACAACGTAAATCCAACCGAGCTCGCAGCATATCCACCCTGCAGATCCACCACAAACTGGACCGCCTGGGGTTGTGGATGGAAAGGCTGATGGAAGGCACTTTGCCTCGTTACTACATCCCAGCCTGGCCAGGACTAGAAAAGATCACCCCCAGTAAATAG